gtcaaggaaggattggtctttaaagctcgatgaagctgtttgggcttacagaacaacatacaaaactccacttgggatgtcaccgtttcagttggtgtacggtaagggatgtcatctaccggcggagcttgagcataaggcctactgggcattgaagcaattgaacctggatttagatgcagctggtaagaaaagaatgcttcagcttaatgaacttgatgaatttcgacttcaagcgtacgagaataacaaaatgtataaggaaaaggtgaagaggtggcacgataggaagctacatcctaagttatttgtgccagggcaacaagttcttttatttaactctcggCTCCGAATTTTTCCCGGGAAGctgaaatcaaggtggtctggaccttttattgtcaaaactgtgtttccacatggagcggtggaaatttttgagaataattcggaccaagcattcaaggttaacggttagcggttgaagcactactatggggacatggcaaaccgagaggtggttagtgccattttgttgactacttgagaaaggtacagaacgtcaagctaatgactaAAAAGAAGagctgcgtgggaggcaacccatgaattgttgttacaggaacccttagaagttaataacctatccaaaaacacaaaaaaatcagaaaacaggggctgaaaattttttttccagagaccctctgcgcgcccgcgcagctatgctgagcggccgtgcaggggtcgagttccagaaaattttttatagttcagaaaaaaaaaacaaacaaaaacacaaaaacagttttagcccataaacccacgaattgttcccactaccccatcattttatcccttaattcccaaaccctaatctaatccacaccctatatatacatacacctatcctacatatctcccacaaaacttcctacacttaaaccctctcacaaacatcaaaaatcagttcttacacacttttgttcacgaatcaatggcacccaagagagcacgcactattgacagcagcagcacagttcctactgctgattcatcgaggggtactgcagcaaggcctcggttaactgacagagctgcggaggaggagtacactaggctgttggggaagccgattctgaaggagagggggtttttaccatcagggagggatggtgagttgttgcccatgattgtagagaaggggtggatagctttttgtgagtcacccgaagcagtaccgatgagcgttgttcgcgagttctacgcgaacgcgaaggctgaaaagaatgggttttctatggtccgtgggctgacggttgattatcatcctgcggcgattcgccgtgtgattggacagcgagagaggaagcccgaggaggagaactggaatgaaaagactgctgaggattttgacttggatttgatttgtgcgactctctgtcgaccgggcacagtttggacccgcagtacaggcaataatgagtatcgtcactttccggcgatcatcatgaacaggtatgcccatGCATgaaatgcatttatttgtgctaatattttgccttcttcgcatgcacacgaggtcacagttgagagagcacagctgttgtggggaattctgaatgaggagtactatgtggaccttggtgagtttatctaccaaggaattctgaagtttttgaggggagcaaagcatatgaacatcccttatgcatctacggttacgaagctatgccgagcagtgggagtgaactggccggctcatgagcagttgcagttgccagccgcttcgattgattctggcactctgaatgggatgcaggagtggaccggtggtgagcctgaggagcatgggctgggttatcgtcttccaggaaggcgtccagcacgaggtgctactatggctaggccagggcgtgatgaggctggttcttcgagagctcaggagggtgctgggatggttgatgcccagtataggaggctttcacggcggatggatgccatgtatgagacacagagcaggtttgttcaggaactcacccttgcgttagggactgcttttcgaggccttggagctaatatccagtggccagtttttggtgaggactctgcatacccgccgcctgatactccactcactgagggtgatgatgatgatgactccgagtaggtataccctgtgttcctttctactactttcactgaggacagtgaagatttttagtttgggggtggtagttaaggaatattgtgtgtgtgtcatttagttgcatactcatgatagtttagttcatatagttgcataatttatgccatatagttttttttatgaatgtcatgtagctcatgcatttaccatgatcccttttgtaataatttatcgactgaattgtgatattgatgtgagtgtagtgatagcattaaagtgatattaagttgtgtaggttgatatgcatgctagaaataattgtaagtccactaagtcttagagaatgcgaaagggctagattgtgttatgatttggttgttttcaaggtcaatctacttattatgcttagaattcgattataggttcttagtgataaagacatgaaaaagaaaaattttggagaaaaaaatatggaagttgttgctagttgtggctaggcgtcaaatggctagtagccggctcgcgtatgttgcgagtagtctagggttgagcaagatggagcgaacgcacttgctcagaaattaaaaaaaaaaaaaaatttggcataattgatcaagagtgggctctttggtattcgagttattaagttcttaggggactttgtgcctagcgacctaaggcttttagagtctgggatccgctaacctaacgctcgttacatggatatcattatacaagtcttttgtggacctcactcatcgcacggtcaaataagcatttgagttgtaaataaaaagcacgattccgtagtaagctccagagttcttgtagtgttgtatatcactttgtgcctgaaatttttattctttgtataatcgtaggattgccttgaggatagtctagtcatagtaattggtctagttccgaagcatatatgttaagcatttgcacacaccacgtttctggctgtatgtccgtttgcatgagtttattgatcttgagttgtctaactgcattcgttgagatgtggcaatttggttgattaattgtagtaagggggatcgctgcattttcatatagattgtattcatgcatatttttatttgtttttgagtctgtgacgcttgagggcaagcatcgatttaagtttgggggtgtgataagtggcattttataccacttagaatgtcttaaaatggcttaaattggtgtcttgaaatcaagtattttgtgtatttgatgcgtttttctagtgtttatgcatttcagggtattagttacatttcgggggaggaatcatcaagaataagccttggcatgtgttcaccattgcgagaggaaaggaacgggcagattacggcgaagaaacggagcaaacttggatttttttccagtagaggcctgcgcgcccgcgcagctatgctgagcggccgcgcagcaacctgcgcgcccgcgcagcgcgcagctatgctgagcggccgcgcagggtcgggaattttgctgaattattttagacttctacttctgtttggcttccaacttctatgtaatctgagttttatgggactattatataggtagatttgagacgttttcacagagagtattaaggggattatgttttagattgtatttttacgcaagaagcgaaggagataaggaagaagaccgatttagcacaccgcaacgaagagggagcatatattcttgtgattcttgtttcgttataacgttggatgctatttttcttgctttgacttatttactcttgtgacgtactctgttttaatataattagtttagttattattttcttgtgtttgtttgtcatgatttcatatgaacccatgatggcgataagttctattatgggctaatcgtgatcatggggttgcaatggatttattatggaattctttagttaattgtttaatactttagtgtgtgatgattgcatgatatctagtattggttgtgcgtattcgtcttatgtgcgtcgcgaacatataagatagggtgttaatctcttatgaagcgatggtggatcttgagatttagaacttgccatgctagcataggttcatgtacgttgtgcatgattagtgggtaactctaacagttttatttgccctatgtaatcaaaaggaataacttgagcttaaatcgttgtgttgtcaatttctgtagacatataggaactcaacataattgatgactattcgacttctatcttaattgtggatgcttggtagaatggtattagtacaatgaaagttggcttttatcagtttcgtgttattcgattaatatcatcactgtcacatgctaaaggtaataacaatggctatagaaggaagtaataatgaagttgtgatctcatcagtgttttattattgataaattgaagtgttagttaagtggttaattaagtagttaattatagttaatatttaatcaacaattttaagtgttattatcttaacattgagaagtaatcatacattggtgagtgagtttaattagacaataatttagtctgagtctctgagggaacgaactagaaagtattctatattacttgtgaacgcgtatacttgcgtgaatattagcgcgtgtttttgccctaacacgCGCCCTAAGTGAGAGGGATAACTTGGATGGTCCCAAATAACATAAAGAAATGTAACCAACGTTTATTGGAAAAAGCAACCCCAAAGATTTGGGACCAAAAGCGGTTCGCGGTGACCATTGAATAAGTTTCTTCGGCTTGAGTCGGGTTAAAAGCACGGAATGTATTTGCACCATCACCATCTTCAAATAAAGTATTTTCCACCCTACAATATGGAGTAAAAAAGCCAAAATAAGTGATTTTAGCccttataaaaaaataaaacgGATTCTTGAACCCCCTTCACGCTCATGTCACGTCGAGGTACTGCAGAAGAAAAAACTGCAAAATCCGATCCAATTTATCGTAATCGATTAGTTAACATGTTGGTTAACCGTattcctgtagcatatctacaggaaaggcggggtccgtggtcagagacctccagggatatgctggactgaaggcctcctcctgtagtcaatgggtgtccttaTTGGagatgtggggtgaaatctggtgtgtgctttaggagctctgtctctgtagtcaacgggtgtcctcgttgggagactttggagtatcctgcactttgcacccaaaagcttgggatcacttgttctgtaatctggtaggggttccttatcgggggacaagaatgcgtccaacatttggggtgaaccacgactatacctgcgtccacggactagagaaacagctggtagcggagggttatgcttggccagggagatgccttatccgtgaagtctcgaagccgcggacgagccttgggcctttgtggtcGGGCCTCATCggtggacattcctaaagctagtagaagacggtttccagtgggtttcccattgggcctcgggacaagaaatctaagcccgttaggtttcttgttccccaagaactacgttggcttgattccctataaatagggatacgtaggcacATTGCAAGGGGTCGAAAGCGAGAGCCTTAAGGAGCCACCAtcaaccctaagcaatctcaacCACCAATAATaaccaccaccaaacactgttcatcttttccaaTGAATACTGTTCATCAGATCCACTgattactgttcacgtttccgacgaagaaccGCCATCATAGATCTTGATTCCTGCTACGAACCTCAAAatttgttgttaccaaattcctccgtcaacaaattggcgctagaaggaggggctaatcaagatATGCATCTAGGTTGAGAGATGTCTTAATATAATGATGGAAGTTTTTATGAAGGAAACTCTGAAGAAGAATTTGATCATGACTATGATCACCATGAATCTTATGTTCAGCCTATGACTGATCACCCCGCCACAGATATTGGAGGACAGCCACCTGTGCTGATCAGTAACGCCGACTTGTTGGTACAACTTTATCGCATGGGAGATGCTCTGAACGGGTTCGACTCAAGACTGAGCACCGTGGAATGACGAAAGATCAGGAGGGGCCTTCGCCACAACCGTGCTGCCCACGCACCTGAAAGAGCTCCCATGACTGAGGGAGATGATTTGGTCGGCCGCTGCCAAACTGAAGGAGGGCGCTTGCCAATAACCCCACTGCGTCTCAATTATTCTGATGATGTAACCCCAATCATTGAACTGGTTGATGAAGACGCGGGTGGTCGAGAGATGCCTCGGACAGATAATCAAGTGATTCCCATCCTCATCGTTCCGGGCGTAGTGTCGAGGAACGATGACAAGCAACGGGGGTTCGCTGCTCTGAAAGATTGTTTGGGAATCCGCCTGGTAGATGATGACCTAAGGATGCTATTGTTGGAATGGCAGAAAGAAGCCGACCGCGAAGATGTGACTCCCTATGATACAACGCGTGTACCCCTGACTTCCCTCAGAAATcaggagcggcaccgcgatcatgAGAGAGCTCCTTCTCGCGGGTCGTTGGATCGGTATGGCCGAGGATACGGAAGTGATCGCTGGCGAAGACCCCAATGGAGGGGAAGAGGCGGAGGACGAAACCGATACTTGGATGGCTACCGTCACGACAATTATCGGGGTTATAGGGGCACTCGCACCCACGACTTCGCTGAAAGAGACAACAACGCGGAGAATCAGGATCGGAGGGAAAATCAGAATCACAATCATGAAGCGCCTCACGACAATGGCCAAGGCCAGGGAGGAACCCAAGGAGGAAATAGAGGGCACAATCAGGAAGGGCAGACTAATGCCCATGGCGCTGACCAACAACAGGCTCCTCCTTTGGGCAACCAAGCAGTGATGCCTCCACCTCAGCCCCAAAGTTCACAACCTCACATACAAGTTATCCCAGGCGTGGGAACGTTTAACGTGGATGACCTAAAGAGGCTGCTTAATCACTTGGAAGGAAGGGTAACGACCACGACCGAAATCCACTCTCCGTTCTCTGCTGTGGTAAGAGAAGCTCAGTTGCTAGCAGGTTATCGCAACACCACTAGTGATCTCCGTTTCCACGGAAGCTCTGATCCTGTAGAGTTCTTAGGCCGATTTAATATAGAGGTGGATGTGTATCAAGATCCAGACTTGGATCGATGCCGACTTTTGGCGGCAACTTTCAGGGAAAGTGCTCAACATTGGTTTCAAAAATTCGGGCCGGGAGTAATCACCTCTTGGGAATACCATGAGTCATCTGGACATAGCACACATGAGTGCCGACAGCTCAAGGATGAAATTGAAGCtttaatcaaagaaggatacctCGGAGAATGGGTAGTAAAAGAAGTGCAAAGGCATAAAAATAATGCCGACAGAGGAAAAGAGGTAGGGGTCACACGCCCCGTGGGCCAAATAGTGAAACCCTGGAAGAAAACAAATTTGTTAGAGATGGAAGCATCCGAGCAATATACGGAGGAGATCCTGGGATGGAATATAGCAAATGAGCCTTGGCAAGGTACGTAAGAGAAGCCCGGTTCAGACCTTTGACTGACATTCATAGGGTGGGGACTCGGCCACCCAAAATATTCAAGGGCGAATCCATGGACATCACCTTCAGAGAAGTAGATGCTCGGTGGATGCACCATCCCCATAATGATGCTTTGGTTATCTCCATCCAGATCGGAACAAAGAACGTCTATAGAACTTTTGTAGACAACGGAAGCTCGGCAAACATCCTTTACTACAACACATTTAAAAAAATAGGGCTACCAGAACGAGATATATCGGGAGAAGATTCTTGGGTCTATGGTTTTTCTGGAGAAGAAGTCCGCGTCATGGGATCGATCCGATTTCCATGCACTCTAGGAGAAAGTCCGTTGGCTGTAACACAAATGCTCGAGATTCAAGTTTCTAAATCAATAATCATCCCATAATGTACTTCTAGGGCGTCCCTTCCTTAGGGAGATGAGAGTGATCACCTCGATCCACCATCTTACCATCAAGTTTCCAACTCCAAACGGAGTCGGCAGCATAAAAGGCTCACAGTATAATTCCAGGGAATGTTACAGACAAGCCATGAGAGGCTTCAGGAGAAAAGATGGAGAAATTGGGGATGCGTCGGATGATGAACGAGAAAGAAGCATCGAACAAACAATCGAAGAAATTCGAGTCCATTACTATGTCGAACAGGAAGGTGAATGCTCCTCTAAATTGCTTTCGGTGACACAATTCTTGGAAGATACTATCAGAATTGAGATGCTAGATGATGAAGGATCTCCGGGCCAAGTAGTCCAAGTAGATTTTAATGAGGAAAAGCTTGAAGGAAGACTCAACATCTTGCAGAGTCTTGGGCTGAACACACATAAGGTAGATGCCTCTCTCCCTGAGAGCGCGCCCTTATCATCAAGAAATGTAAAAGAGGTTGATGCCCCTAATGTACAGGGGGCACCCTCCATAAATGAAAAGGTTGATGCCCCTGTTGTACAGGGCGCGCCCTCAAGAAATGGGAGTTGTGAACCTGATCGTTTGAAGTGACTCAGAATTGGTAGTAAACCAAGTCAACGGGGGTTTTCGAGCTCGAGGACCTCGAACGGAGCTATATATGAGATGTGCGCGGTGTCTGCTAGAGAAATTTGGAAGTGCTAAACTAGAAGGTGTGCCTCGGGAAGATAATAGTAATGTTGATGGCTTGGCTAAAATGGGATCACAAATGGATAGCGTGCTGCTTGGACAAATCCCTTTGGGGATCCAAGAAATCCCGAGTATCCCGGAAATAGGGGTGTTCCAGACTCAAGTGATCTCACAAGAGACTTGGATGACTCCGATTCAGAATTACATTCGAAATGGAGCAGTGCTGGAAGACAAATCACAAGTTCGGTGCCTTCGCTATCAGGCTGCGAGGTATGTCGAATATGATGGAGTATTGTGCAAAAAAAGGGGTTTTAACCTACCACTGTTACGGTGTGTGGACTTGGAGGAAGGAAACTACATCCTTAGGGAGGTGCACGAAGgcatttgtggcaatcactcagGGGGTGGTTCGTTGGCATTAAAAGTCCTCAGACAAGGATATTACTGACCAACAATGAAAGAGGATGCCTTCAAGTTTGTTAAAGCATGCGATCGTTGCCAACGATATGCCAACTATTTTAATGCATCAACAACGTTTATCACTTCGCTGACCAGCCCTTGACCTTCCGCGTTATGAGGAATTGATCTCATTGGAGAATTACCCAAGGCCAAGAGGGGTGTTAAATATTCTGTGGAAGACCCTTCGAGGTAGAggctcctcttacagaggacgcgccctccaaggatgaatagccttgtcgaggtagacgcgcCTCTTAGAGAGGAagcaccctccaaggatgaatacccttgtcgaggtagaagCGTCTCTGACAGgggacgcgccctccaaggatgaatatcCTTGTCGAGTTAGATACGTCTCTGACAGAGGATGCACCCTCCagggatgaatacccttgtcgaggtagatgcggCTCTGACAGAGGACACAcactccaaggatgaatacccttgtcgaggtagatgcgtctctgacagaggacgcgcccttcaaggatgatttcccttgtcgaggtggatgcgtctctgacagaggacgcgccctccagggatgaatacccttgtcgaggtagatgtgtctctgacagaggacgcgccctccatgGATGAttacccttgtcgaggtggatgcgtctctgacagaggacgcaccctccaaggatgaatacccttgtcgaggtagatgcgtctctgacagaggacgcgccctacAAGGATgaatttcccttgtcgaggtggatgcatttctgacagaggacgcgccctccaaggatggtTTCCCTTGTCTAGGTAGATGCTCTTTTGTAAGGAAACTCCCTTCAAGGATGAATTTCCCTTGTCAAGGATGCGCCCTCCAAAGAAAAAATACCTTGTCGAGGTAGATACTCTTCTTGCAGaagacgcgccctccaaggatgaatacgTTGTCGAGGTAGAagctcctcttacagaggacgcgccctccaagaaAAAAAATACCTTGTCGAGGTAGATACTCTTCTTGCAGAAGACGCGCCCTCCAAGAATGAATACGTTGTCGAGGTAAATGCTCCTCTAAGAGAGGGTGCACCCTCCAAGTTTAAAGACTTTGTCGAGTTAGATGCATTTCTTACAGAGGAATTTCCCTCAAAGGGGTGGGAAAGATGCCAAGACCGAGGACACACCTTCATAGATGAAGATGCGGAGGGCGCGCCCTCATGATTAAGGATAACAAAATTTTTTGCTTGGGTTTAAAGATAATGGAGACGAATGTCTTCCATGATTGACTTATTAATCAGTTAAAATTCTTTGGCTGCGCCCTGAAAGCTACACCAACATAGGTGCACCTTATTAAGAGAACGATGCGTACAAATTTTTGAAGCCAAGAAAGTtaaaaattccaatcccattttcaatagcatatggaatttggggggtagttgttatgcccaaaaattggtataaaccATATTCAGATTGAGATTGATAAAATAGACAAAATTGAAGAAGAAACGCCTAAAATTGAGGAACAAATAAGATTATCTTTCCATAAAAGGAAAGAGGGCGCGTCTTATGTGTAATCAGGACGCGCCCTATGTTGACGATGGTTGATGGACAGTTACAATTGTCCATGCATGGGAGACGCACCCTTAAACATAGTGAGGAGGCGCGCCCAATTACTGAAGAAGGGGTGAGGAATTCCTTGGCTGAATTCTTTCCTATGGTGAGCCTTAGGGCGCACCCTAAGTGAGAGGGATAACTTGGATGAGATTTTAATATGACTACTTGGACGGGCCCTgtggaagattcaaggaagatggagattattattactaacctatttgatgcaggtactctattgaagaactccttcctgtagcatatctacagaaaaggcggtgtccgtggtcagagacctccaggggtatgcctggactgaaggcctcctcctgtagtcaatgggtgtcctcattgggatgtggggtgaaatctggtgtgtgctttgggagctctgtctctgtagtcaacgggtgtcctcgttgggagactttggagtatcctgcactttgcacccaaaagcttgggatctGTTATttctaatgaactaacaatgagatttacagaaggggggttgaatataaatctcaaaactttttcaagttttgagcagttttaaggCTAAGTGAATAAAAGACaattgtgtgtgaattgctttaagcaggtgcagacagatgtatattcagaaacacaaatgtaaataacacaaagaccttaaaaacttttctggtggatttgttgttccaccagagatggtatttcgaaaaatctgtgatacaaagaattgatcacaactgcgtcctagtataaactagatgattttctctcaaggtttttctaaacagctctggaaaattcacatttaattactagctgcaacttggtttatatatcaccaagttttacaagtgaagacaaagataaagtataataataaaatagttctccacttgtttctactCCATTTCTATTCAGTACAATATTGGATTATCCGTTGACTATTTCCCTTTTATACCAGAATgaaacggctgctttttcttcTGTCTCTCAAAGGGGCTACCGCATTCCAGTTGTCTCtttcaacccatgtgcctctgtcagctttagaaactgtcactgtcaactgctatgcaactgagcatccattgaagctttcatccgttgatggctttattgacACTCTTATCcattgatgctttatccgttgatgctttagaagttgaagctttatccattgatgcactcatccgttgatggatgttatccattgaagctttagagacatccgttgaagctttgtttctcatctgttgaaggcctttaagttatcagttgataccacttcatttatacaaaattacaaggcatcaaatatttacaattagccctcctatttgcatatcctctagtagtcaacatgacttataatttcccacaacttctaagaattataactcaaatacagagactgaaatgtgctacaatactaaacttatttctaagtaaagctactccatcaacggatagccaaggtggtcttatccgttgaggctacaaacactagatttctacttaagtgttttgtttaacatatcatcaaactaatgcacatatatcctaacaatctccccctatttatgtctataagaattgtaggcataaattcagggttaacttgatgataacaaaacacttaacaattatatgagttgaaactaagtagaaattcaaaagtgctgcaaaaatgtgtgtactgagatagaattgaagatttacagtgtttccaagggtgctcctttagcctgagcaaatcatcttcttttcctttgttcccttgttttctttcctagccccctgtcattttcctcaacttggagttggagttgtctgtagaattcaacttcatcttcatcactgatatccaacttagattgcaaatccttgagagtttcattgttggcaatcttaagctggtcttcaagtctgaaaaatcttctgactcctttatcatctttgaactccatcaactaatgaggtgatttatgaattgtaattccatgctctgGGATGAATAATGTTCTAGGCAATGAATTTGGCTCCGTCCAAGTCTTCATTATACTGGCAAccttgttgagaatctcagtcttggcaattctggtaaaaccagtgtccctttttatagctgagtaaaCTCTAATCAAAGTAAAATAGCCCTCATTTAGAACTCTATGAAGTGGCCAAGTCCTTTCATTTCTTGTgcctttatatttgaacactagcctttctggtaggTGTCTGTAAGCATCTATTCCCCTCACTTCCTCCAGATCATCCAGGTAGAGTTTAATATATGTgcattcttttatgtcacaaatgtgaacataatcatccttagaggttGGTGGCTTGGGCTTAAGTTtgtgtttctgagtgaatttcaTTGAGGTTGGGGGAGGTGTGGATTTGGATTtccttttcagtttctttggtggtggaggagtagttaagaaggtaggcaatttgatggtgtcccagtcaataggttcctctttagggatgattggttcagCATGGATATTTATATTGGGGTCAGCAAtaaaaggttcaggaatggaaggtagtggtttagattttgattgggttgcctcagtgttatcttcactcttcctttgtgccttggccttctttctgttcccctTCTGCCATTCatttctttcctcacttctttcctccacacttTCACAAAGCAGATACCCAAAAACCTCATTTATGTTTTCAGTCTTGTCTTCACTCCTGTCTTCAATCCCTTTCTTCTCTTCTTCAAGTTGgtttgactttagctgtttttcagcctttgtttgtgctcttttgtcagcttccaactttttagcttcttcttttaACCTCATGAtctcttccttcttggctattgagaatttgggatgacCTTGAATCACACAGattctctttccctctctataaataatagccatattcattctttccactgcatccttggtctccttgtgctttatgatattaccaccc
This genomic interval from Apium graveolens cultivar Ventura chromosome 8, ASM990537v1, whole genome shotgun sequence contains the following:
- the LOC141677649 gene encoding uncharacterized protein LOC141677649, with the translated sequence MRCARCLLEKFGSAKLEGVPREDNSNVDGLAKMGSQMDSVLLGQIPLGIQEIPSIPEIGVFQTQVISQETWMTPIQNYIRNGAVLEDKSQVRCLRYQAARYVEYDGVLCKKRGFNLPLLRCVDLEEGNYILREVHEGICGNHSGGGSLALKVLRQGYY